The following are from one region of the Silene latifolia isolate original U9 population chromosome 9, ASM4854445v1, whole genome shotgun sequence genome:
- the LOC141600223 gene encoding TOM1-like protein 9 isoform X2, which yields MVNAMVERATSDLLIGPDWARNIEICDMLNHDPGQAKDVVKGIKKRIWSKNSKVQLLALTLLETIVKNCGDIVHMHVAEKEIPHEMVKIARKKPDFHVKEKILILIDTWQEAFGGPRARYPQYYAAYQELLRAGAVFPQRSETSAPVFTPPQTQPLSSYPPNLRNPEGRQETAEASAEPEFPTLSLTEIQNARGIMDVLAEMLSAIDPSNKEAASQEVIVDLVEQCRAYKQRVVHLVNSTSDESLLCQGLALNDELQKVLVKHEAIASGNSPVLENTNPELSKGLVDVDAPLVDTGETSKQADARSVSSTTIPAPSANGSSATPTKMDPKIDLLSGDLISGDDFSTPTAQDVLALVPVSAPQPSSPVASQQNELALFDMFAPNNSTPDSSNSQPTFPHAQGYPLAPELQQHENLQSTAYANGMATGMGVHNEQTGYPQPAGASWSSQVGQQQQPQSPVYGDQNGGALPPPPWESHPSETNQPFSPQYSPSVADQQSPSFQGGMHPFATHPSGNDQVAGMYGQQMTGHMPAMNQQPMYSQPYQGQMMGMVPPAMPPAQMYSPQMYANQMAGYGYGYTQQPDSQYLDQRMYGMSIRDDSSLRNSSSSQTSMASYLPPMRQQPKGDDKLFGDLVNMAKLKPVKSAPSGSI from the exons ATGGTGAATGCGATGGTAGAGAGGGCGACGAGTGATTTATTGATCGGACCTGATTGGGCAAGGAATATCGAGATCTGTGATATGCTTAATCACGATCCTGG TCAAGCTAAAGATGTTGTCAAAGGTATAAAGAAGCGTATTTGGAGCAAGAACTCCAAGGTTCAGCTTCTAGCTCTAACG CTGTTGGAGACAATTGTAAAGAATTGTGGTGATATCGTCCACATGCATGTAGCAGAGAAAGAGATTCCTCATGAAATGGTGAAAATTGCAAGGAAGAAG CCCGATTTTCATGTCAAGGAGAAAATTTTGATTCTAATAGACACATGGCAAGAAGCCTTCGGTGGACCTAGAGCACGATACCCACAGTATTATGCTGCGTACCAGGAGTTACTG CGTGCAGGTGCAGTTTTTCCCCAGAGATCAGAGACATCCGCTCCTGTATTTACACCACCGCAAACACAGCCTTTGTCGTCTTATCCCCCAAATCTACGCAATCCAGAGGGCCGTCAAGAAACAGCAGAGGCTTCTGCAGAACCTGAATTCCCCACCTTGAG TTTGACTGAAATTCAGAATGCTCGAGGAATAATGGATGTGTTAGCTGAAATGCTGAGTGCAATAGATCCGTCAAACAAAGAG GCAGCAAGTCAGGAGGTTATTGTCGATTTGGTTGAGCAATGCCGGGCATACAAGCAAAGAGTTGTACATCTTGTTAATTCTACTTC GGATGAGTCACTGCTTTGCCAAGGTTTAGCTTTAAATGATGAATTGCAGAAAGTACTTGTAAAGCATGAAGCTATTGCTTCTGGCAACAGTCCTGTACTGGAAAATACTAATCCCGAATTAAGTAAAGGTCTCGTGGATGTTGATGCTCCTCTGGTTGATACAGGAGAGACCAGCAAACAAGCTGATGCAAG gTCCGTCTCAAGTACAACCATTCCAGCTCCCTCTGCAAATGGTTCTTCAGCCACGCCAACAAAGATGGATCCCAAAATTGACCTTCTCAGTGGCGACCTTATAAGTGGGGACGATTTCAGCACACCAACTGCACAAGATGTATTAGCTCTGGTACCTGTGTCTGCACCTCAGCCGTCTAGTCCTGTTGCTTCTCAGCAAAATGAACTAGCTCTTTTTGACATGTTTGCCCCAAACAACAGCACTCCAGATTCTTCAAATTCTCAGCCTACCTTTCCCCATGCTCAAGGATACCCTTTAGCTCCTGAGCTCCAgcaacatgaaaatttacagtcTACAGCATATGCAAATGGGATGGCTACAGGCATGGGAGTACATAATGAACAGACTGGGTATCCACAACCTGCAGGTGCCTCTTGGAGTTCTCAGGTTGGGCAGCAGCAGCAGCCACAGTCACCAGTCTATG GTGACCAAAATGGTGGGGCGTTGCCTCCGCCACCATGGGAATCTCATCCAAGTGAGACAAACCAGCCATTCAGCCCACAGTATTCTCCATCAGTGGCTGATCAGCAATCACCAAGTTTCCAAGGTGGTATGCACCCGTTTGCAACTCACCCTAGTGGAAACGATCAAGTTGCAGGGATGTACGGTCAGCAGATGACAGGTCATATGCCTGCAATGAACCAGCAACCAATGTATAGTCAACCTTACCAGGGGCAAATGATGGGAATGGTCCCACCAGCAATGCCACCTGCCCAAATGTACTCTCCtcagatgtatgcgaaccagatGGCCGGCTATGGGTATGGTTATACTCAACAGCCTGATAGTCAATATCTTGACCAGAGAATGTACGGCATGTCTATAAGGGATGACAGTTCTCTGAGGAATTCTTCTTCGAGCCAAACCTCAATGGCTTCATACTTGCCACCTATGAGGCAGCAACCTAAAGGAGACGATAAATTGTTTGGGGATCTTGTCAATATGGCAAAATTGAAGCCGGTAAAATCTGCCCCTAGTGGCAGTATTTGA
- the LOC141600223 gene encoding TOM1-like protein 9 isoform X1, with translation MVNAMVERATSDLLIGPDWARNIEICDMLNHDPGQAKDVVKGIKKRIWSKNSKVQLLALTLLETIVKNCGDIVHMHVAEKEIPHEMVKIARKKPDFHVKEKILILIDTWQEAFGGPRARYPQYYAAYQELLRAGAVFPQRSETSAPVFTPPQTQPLSSYPPNLRNPEGRQETAEASAEPEFPTLRFILTEIQNARGIMDVLAEMLSAIDPSNKEAASQEVIVDLVEQCRAYKQRVVHLVNSTSDESLLCQGLALNDELQKVLVKHEAIASGNSPVLENTNPELSKGLVDVDAPLVDTGETSKQADARSVSSTTIPAPSANGSSATPTKMDPKIDLLSGDLISGDDFSTPTAQDVLALVPVSAPQPSSPVASQQNELALFDMFAPNNSTPDSSNSQPTFPHAQGYPLAPELQQHENLQSTAYANGMATGMGVHNEQTGYPQPAGASWSSQVGQQQQPQSPVYGDQNGGALPPPPWESHPSETNQPFSPQYSPSVADQQSPSFQGGMHPFATHPSGNDQVAGMYGQQMTGHMPAMNQQPMYSQPYQGQMMGMVPPAMPPAQMYSPQMYANQMAGYGYGYTQQPDSQYLDQRMYGMSIRDDSSLRNSSSSQTSMASYLPPMRQQPKGDDKLFGDLVNMAKLKPVKSAPSGSI, from the exons ATGGTGAATGCGATGGTAGAGAGGGCGACGAGTGATTTATTGATCGGACCTGATTGGGCAAGGAATATCGAGATCTGTGATATGCTTAATCACGATCCTGG TCAAGCTAAAGATGTTGTCAAAGGTATAAAGAAGCGTATTTGGAGCAAGAACTCCAAGGTTCAGCTTCTAGCTCTAACG CTGTTGGAGACAATTGTAAAGAATTGTGGTGATATCGTCCACATGCATGTAGCAGAGAAAGAGATTCCTCATGAAATGGTGAAAATTGCAAGGAAGAAG CCCGATTTTCATGTCAAGGAGAAAATTTTGATTCTAATAGACACATGGCAAGAAGCCTTCGGTGGACCTAGAGCACGATACCCACAGTATTATGCTGCGTACCAGGAGTTACTG CGTGCAGGTGCAGTTTTTCCCCAGAGATCAGAGACATCCGCTCCTGTATTTACACCACCGCAAACACAGCCTTTGTCGTCTTATCCCCCAAATCTACGCAATCCAGAGGGCCGTCAAGAAACAGCAGAGGCTTCTGCAGAACCTGAATTCCCCACCTTGAGGTTCAT TTTGACTGAAATTCAGAATGCTCGAGGAATAATGGATGTGTTAGCTGAAATGCTGAGTGCAATAGATCCGTCAAACAAAGAG GCAGCAAGTCAGGAGGTTATTGTCGATTTGGTTGAGCAATGCCGGGCATACAAGCAAAGAGTTGTACATCTTGTTAATTCTACTTC GGATGAGTCACTGCTTTGCCAAGGTTTAGCTTTAAATGATGAATTGCAGAAAGTACTTGTAAAGCATGAAGCTATTGCTTCTGGCAACAGTCCTGTACTGGAAAATACTAATCCCGAATTAAGTAAAGGTCTCGTGGATGTTGATGCTCCTCTGGTTGATACAGGAGAGACCAGCAAACAAGCTGATGCAAG gTCCGTCTCAAGTACAACCATTCCAGCTCCCTCTGCAAATGGTTCTTCAGCCACGCCAACAAAGATGGATCCCAAAATTGACCTTCTCAGTGGCGACCTTATAAGTGGGGACGATTTCAGCACACCAACTGCACAAGATGTATTAGCTCTGGTACCTGTGTCTGCACCTCAGCCGTCTAGTCCTGTTGCTTCTCAGCAAAATGAACTAGCTCTTTTTGACATGTTTGCCCCAAACAACAGCACTCCAGATTCTTCAAATTCTCAGCCTACCTTTCCCCATGCTCAAGGATACCCTTTAGCTCCTGAGCTCCAgcaacatgaaaatttacagtcTACAGCATATGCAAATGGGATGGCTACAGGCATGGGAGTACATAATGAACAGACTGGGTATCCACAACCTGCAGGTGCCTCTTGGAGTTCTCAGGTTGGGCAGCAGCAGCAGCCACAGTCACCAGTCTATG GTGACCAAAATGGTGGGGCGTTGCCTCCGCCACCATGGGAATCTCATCCAAGTGAGACAAACCAGCCATTCAGCCCACAGTATTCTCCATCAGTGGCTGATCAGCAATCACCAAGTTTCCAAGGTGGTATGCACCCGTTTGCAACTCACCCTAGTGGAAACGATCAAGTTGCAGGGATGTACGGTCAGCAGATGACAGGTCATATGCCTGCAATGAACCAGCAACCAATGTATAGTCAACCTTACCAGGGGCAAATGATGGGAATGGTCCCACCAGCAATGCCACCTGCCCAAATGTACTCTCCtcagatgtatgcgaaccagatGGCCGGCTATGGGTATGGTTATACTCAACAGCCTGATAGTCAATATCTTGACCAGAGAATGTACGGCATGTCTATAAGGGATGACAGTTCTCTGAGGAATTCTTCTTCGAGCCAAACCTCAATGGCTTCATACTTGCCACCTATGAGGCAGCAACCTAAAGGAGACGATAAATTGTTTGGGGATCTTGTCAATATGGCAAAATTGAAGCCGGTAAAATCTGCCCCTAGTGGCAGTATTTGA